In Rhodobacteraceae bacterium S2214, the DNA window ACCGCCACGGTGACGATCCTTGACGGGGCGGGCGGGTCTGTTTCAGCCCCGCTGGCCGCAGACGGCACAGCCACGCTCGACGTCAGCGCATTGGTCGACGGCACAGCCACAACCCGCGTCACCGCAACAGACGCAGAAGGCAACACAACAACACTCAACGGGCCTGCTTTGCTGCTTGATTTTGCACCGGATACATCTGCGGATGAAGACGGCAATCTTGGGATCACGGCACCCGATCTGGCGATTGATGCCACCGAAGTTGCAGCTGTGACGCTGACAGCCACAGGTCTGGACGCTGATGCAACGGCTGTGATCACGGTCACCGATGGCGTGACGAGCGTGGTGTCGGGCGTGCTGACCCCCGGTGCTGCGTCAACCGTGTTGAACCTGTCGGGCCTGACCGACGGGCCACTGACCACGTCCATCACTGCCACAGATACCAGTAGCAACGTGACGCCAGCCATTGCTGGTCCGACGTTGACGCTCGACACCGTTTCCGATCCCGTGCCGCAAAACGCGATCACCGGCACGGCCGGTGATGACTGGTTGAACGGCACCTCGGGCGACGACCTGATCTTGGGCGGCGACGGACGTGACCGGCTGCGCGGCGAAGGCGGCAATGACACGATTGAAGGCGGCGCAGGCAAGGACAACCTTGGCGGCGGCACAGGCGCAGACATCTTCGCCTACGCACCAGACGCGCTGATCGGCGGGCGGGACCGTATCGAAGATTTCAGTCCCGGCGAGGGCGATGTCATCGACCTGTCCGCAATTTCCGCAGCTTATGGCTGGGACGCGGCCGCCGCAGAGGCTGCGGTTTCGGTGATCGACAGCTATCTAGGTGTGATCATTGCGGTGAATGTACCCGGCACCGGTGAAGTCGGCGTGGCCGAACTACGTGATGTTACGCCGGCTGAGATTTCGGTTGCGGCGGGGACGTTGCGGTTGGTGGCGGGGCCTCCTCCGGGATCTGCGGATGACGATGGGAACATGGCGCTGGCTTTGGGTGCTGGTATGACCGATGCCACAATCGCGCCGGGCGAAGAGACCGCCGTGACGCTTGATCTGACCGGTCTGGATGCTGACGCCACCGCAACGGTGACGATCCTTGACGGGGCGGGCGGGTCTGTTTCAGCCCCGCTGGCCGCAGACGGCACAGCCACGCTCGACGTCAGTGCACTGGCCGACGGCACAGCCACAACCCGCGTCACCGCAACAGACGCAGAAGGCAACACAACAACACTCAACGGGCCTGCTTTGCTGCTTGATTTTGCACCGGATACATCTGCGGATGAAGACGGCAATCTTGGGATCACGGCACCCGATCTGGCGATTGATGCCACCGAAGTTGCAGCTGTGACGCTGACAGCCACAGGTCTGGACGCTGATGCAACGGCTGTGATCACGGTCACCGATGGCGTGACGAGCGTGGTGTCGGGCGTGCTGACCCCCGGTGCTGCGTCAACCGTGCTGGACCTGTCGGGCCTGACCGACGGGCCACTGACCACGTCCATCACTGCCACAGATACCAGTAGCAACGTGACGCCAGCCATTGCTGGTCCGACGTTGACGCTCGACACCGTTTCCGACCCCGTGCCGCAAAACGCGATCACCGGCACGGCCGGCGATGACTGGTTGAACGGCACCTCGGGCGACGACCTGATCTTGGGCGGCGACGGACGTGACCGGCTGCGCGGCGAAGGCGGCAATGACACGATTGAAGGCGGCGCAGGCAAGGACAACCTTGGCGGCGGCACAGGCGCAGACATCTTCGCCTACGCACCAGACGCGCTGATCGGCGGGCGGGACCGTATCGAAGATTTCAGTCCCGGCGAGGGCGATGTCATCGACCTGTCCGCAATTTCCGCAGCTTATGGCTGGGACGCGGCCGCCGCAGAGGCTGCGGTTTCGGTGATCGACAGCTATCTAGGTGTGATCATTGCGGTGAATGTACCCGGCACCGGTGAAGTCGGCGTGGCCGAACTACGTGATGTTACGCCGGCTGAGATTTCGGTTGCGGCGGGGACGTTGCGGTTGGTGGCGGGGCCTCCTCCGGGATCTGCGGATGACGATGGGAACATGGCGCTGGCTTTGGGTGCTGGTATGACCGATGCCACAATCGCGCCGGGCGAAGAGACCGCCGTGACGCTTGATCTGACCGGTCTGGATGCTGACGCCACCGCAACGGTGACGATCCTTGACGGGGCGGGCGGGTCTGTTTCAGCCCCGCTGGCCGCAGACGGCACAGCCACGCTCGACGTCAGTGCACTGGCCGACGGCACAGCCACAACCCGCGTCACCGCAACAGACGCAGAAGGCAACACAACAACACTCAACGGGCCTGCTTTGCTGCTTGATTTTGCACCGGATACATCTGCGGATGAAGACGGCAATCTTGGGATCACGGCACCCGATCTGGCGATTGATGCCACCGAAGTTGCAGCTGTGACGCTGACAGCCACAGGTCTGGACGCTGATGCAACGGCTGTGATCACGGTCACCGATGGCGTGACGAGCGTGGTGTCGGGCGTGCTGACCCCCGGTGCTGCGTCAACCGTGCTGGACCTGTCGGGCCTGACCGACGGGCCACTGACCACGTCCATCACTGCCACAGATACCAGTAGCAACGTGACGCCAGCCATTGCTGGTCCGACGTTGACGCTCGACACCGTTTCCGACCCCGTGCCGCAAAACGCGATCACCGGCACGGCCGGCGATGACTGGTTGAACGGCACCTCGGGCGACGACCTGATCTTGGGCGGCGACGGACGTGACCGGCTGCGCGGCGAAGGCGGCAATGACACGATTGAAGGCGGCGCAGGCAAGGACAACCTTGGCGGCGGCACAGGCGCAGACATCTTCGCCTACGCACCAGACGCGCTGATCGGCGGGCGGGACCGTATCGAAGATTTCAGTCCCGGCGAGGGCGATGTCATCGACCTGTCCGCAATTTCCGCAGCTTATGGCTGGGACGCCGCCGCTGCAGAGGCTGCGGTTTCGGTGATCGACAGCTATCTAGGTGTGATCATCGCGGTGAATGTACCCGGCACCGGTGAAGTCGGCGTGGCCGAACTACGTGATGTTACGCCGGCTGAGATTTCGGTTGCGGCGGGGACGTTGCGGTTGGTGGCGGGGCCTCCTCCGGGATCTGCGGATGACGACGGGAACATGGCGCTGGCTTTGGGTGCTGGTATGACCGATGCCACAATCGCGCCGGGCGAAGAGACCGCCGTGACGCTTGATCTGACCGGTCTGGATGCTGACGCCACCGCAACGGTGACGATCCTTGACGGGGCGGGCGGGTCTGTTTCAGCCCCGCTGGCCGCAGACGGCACAGCCACGCTCGACGTCAGCGCATTGGTCGACGGCACAGCCACAACCCGCGTCACCGCAACAGACGCAGAAGGCAACACAACAACACTCAACGGACCTGAATTATTCATATCAATCGCTGGATCGGACGATCAGATTTTCGCGGTCATGACTGAGGGCTTGCTGATCGATCTGGAAGCTGGCCAATATGCGTTGGCCCCGAAGGTCCTCCCAATCGGCGATTCAATTACACAAGGTGTTGTGGATGGAACCGAAGTGGCCGCAATCCGCGACGGGTATCGTGGCGATTTGTTAGATTCGATTATCGCTGCGGGCGGCTGGGTCGATTATGTCGGTGTTTTCAACAACGGCCCTGACACTATGCTAGATCGCGATCACAGTGGTGAACCGTCTGTCGCGTTGCGTCAGATCGTTGGCAGCGGGAAGGATTCGGACCTGTCAGATAATCTTGCAGCGCTTGCGCCTGATCTAACGCTTTTGATGGCGGGTACGAATGATATCGAATTCCGCTCTGGAAACTTCTTTCCAATACATCTGCCTAACATTGTTAACAATATCGACAAAGCCGTTACGCAGTTTTACCAGCAGCCCGCTTCAGCGGAGAAGTATCTAGTGATATCGACGATTGCGCCAAAACTGACCCATGATGTGCCAATGGAATATGCACATTTTGTCAACGAAGGTTATAGTATCGTCGATGGTGAAGAGGTGGTCGGCGATGTTGGTAATGGCACCTATGTGAGTGGTCTGCGTGCAAAGGTTGAAGATCTTCAAGCGACTCACGCGACGCTTCTTCTTTTCGACAA includes these proteins:
- a CDS encoding family 16 glycosylhydrolase, yielding MFIDTLDSLDSNFWSVSDFSVDASWNHTAWNADYLQLSQGEVSLNFDGADSGTKDFTGAELQSQQFFGYGSYEIVMAPSDTSGVVSSFFLYNNTFFGGSQHNEIDIEFLGDDTTQIHLNYYYDDQRLGATQTVVVDLGFDAAAELHAYRIDWMPDGISWYVDDALIFNVAAATAPVPIPDEGMKMFMNIWSGGADLENWHGPVAPDATGTARYDSVSYTPVLAPVEGTEGKDRLKAVPFMPTIMHGYGGDDGLQGGDTDDFVYGGTGRDWIMGHGGNDVLDGGEGQDVLGGGTGADVFQWDVASLGDWRDRIDDFTPSEGDVIDISAISAAYGWDAAAAEAAITVLVSSRGTKINIEVPDMGLLPLVELRDVTPAEISVAAGTLRLVAGPPPGSADDDGNMALALGAGMTDATIAPGEETAVTLDLTGLDADATATVTILDGAGGSVSAPLAADGTATLDVSALVDGTATTRVTATDAEGNTTTLNGPALLLDFAPDTSADEDGNLGITAPDLAIDATEVAAVTLTATGLDADATAVITVTDGVTSVVSGVLTPGAASTVLNLSGLTDGPLTTSITATDTSSNVTPAIAGPTLTLDTVSDPVPQNAITGTAGDDWLNGTSGDDLILGGDGRDRLRGEGGNDTIEGGAGKDNLGGGTGADIFAYAPDALIGGRDRIEDFSPGEGDVIDLSAISAAYGWDAAAAEAAVSVIDSYLGVIIAVNVPGTGEVGVAELRDVTPAEISVAAGTLRLVAGPPPGSADDDGNMALALGAGMTDATIAPGEETAVTLDLTGLDADATATVTILDGAGGSVSAPLAADGTATLDVSALADGTATTRVTATDAEGNTTTLNGPALLLDFAPDTSADEDGNLGITAPDLAIDATEVAAVTLTATGLDADATAVITVTDGVTSVVSGVLTPGAASTVLDLSGLTDGPLTTSITATDTSSNVTPAIAGPTLTLDTVSDPVPQNAITGTAGDDWLNGTSGDDLILGGDGRDRLRGEGGNDTIEGGAGKDNLGGGTGADIFAYAPDALIGGRDRIEDFSPGEGDVIDLSAISAAYGWDAAAAEAAVSVIDSYLGVIIAVNVPGTGEVGVAELRDVTPAEISVAAGTLRLVAGPPPGSADDDGNMALALGAGMTDATIAPGEETAVTLDLTGLDADATATVTILDGAGGSVSAPLAADGTATLDVSALADGTATTRVTATDAEGNTTTLNGPALLLDFAPDTSADEDGNLGITAPDLAIDATEVAAVTLTATGLDADATAVITVTDGVTSVVSGVLTPGAASTVLDLSGLTDGPLTTSITATDTSSNVTPAIAGPTLTLDTVSDPVPQNAITGTAGDDWLNGTSGDDLILGGDGRDRLRGEGGNDTIEGGAGKDNLGGGTGADIFAYAPDALIGGRDRIEDFSPGEGDVIDLSAISAAYGWDAAAAEAAVSVIDSYLGVIIAVNVPGTGEVGVAELRDVTPAEISVAAGTLRLVAGPPPGSADDDGNMALALGAGMTDATIAPGEETAVTLDLTGLDADATATVTILDGAGGSVSAPLAADGTATLDVSALVDGTATTRVTATDAEGNTTTLNGPELFISIAGSDDQIFAVMTEGLLIDLEAGQYALAPKVLPIGDSITQGVVDGTEVAAIRDGYRGDLLDSIIAAGGWVDYVGVFNNGPDTMLDRDHSGEPSVALRQIVGSGKDSDLSDNLAALAPDLTLLMAGTNDIEFRSGNFFPIHLPNIVNNIDKAVTQFYQQPASAEKYLVISTIAPKLTHDVPMEYAHFVNEGYSIVDGEEVVGDVGNGTYVSGLRAKVEDLQATHATLLLFDNPHAQVPSTPAEGTDHLSVDDVHYSDAAYTEYASDLFAFVEAETGLFSGTGLDWQGTPSGLADVIGGRAGDRISGTSGDNIIDGAAGSDLIEGRGGADTFVFNIDTVEAGVTDRILDFSALEGDKLDVSGISQHFGWTTESTAELGFNLNGIDSGVELRLTDPDGVDFVLAHLQGLALSDVSEATDILFV